CGATAACTTAAAGGAGGTCCCGAGTTTGTCAGACTCAGTATTAACAATTACCGACTTGGACGAAAACGCCCAACAAACGGCTTTAACCGATTTTGCGCACTTTTACATTGCGCATTTTAAGCAAAATGACCTGGAGATTTTATCTCAATACCGGGTTGATTATTCCATGAACGATATCAACCGATATCTCTTCGAAAACCGCTACTTCTCCCCGGCAGAATTGATCGCCGGTGTCTTGAAGTACAAGCGGCCCCTCTTCTTGAACATCTTAAAGACGGTCAAGGTGGCGTATAACGCGAACGGGTCGCTCAAGGACACCACTTGGGAAGGCTGGTACCACCAAAACTACGCGCAAATTGAACAAGGCATTTAAGTTTTTAGATAACCGATGGGCCCCGCTCATCGGTTTTTTTAGTAGCTTCCACTTTGCTGTGTCGACTATAACAATTTTCATAGGAAATTCTTTGAAAAAATGCGTTGTCCTTGCACTCCGGAAAAAATTCGGGTAGACTAACTTTGTAAGATAAATTAGAAGCTGTTAGGTGAGGCTCCTATATGGAAAATGCTACTGCTCAGAAACGTCGAGAAACGCCAATGAGTCAGCTGTTCAGGTCAACATAAGGCCTGATCTAATGTAGCTGTTGAACAAACTACGCCGTATAGTGCTAAAACTCAACGACTAGCTGATTTTGTTCACATGCTATTTGATGTGCGCGCGGCTAGTTAGTGGAGCCGGGCGCTTTTAATTTGGACCTAAACATTTACGGGAGGTGATGAACATGACGACATTAACAGATGACCCTGGAGCGTGTCACTCTCTGGTGGGAAAGATAGCGTTGGTTCATCCCTCTTGGTTGACGCTTTGAGGAGCAACCCGTGACACTAGCTTTCCCGGTCCGGACACCGTAGCTTGATGCGGTGAATTCGGCCTTAGATTTTAGAAGCGATCCGTTAGTCCGCCGTTAACTCAGATGCCGTTGGTGTTAGACCCAACATTTCCGTATCTGACCTTCTCGTACTCGTTTGGGGACTAACCGGTTGAAGCCATTTAATCGATAACGCAAGCTAGAGTTACGTTGTTTTTCCGGCCCTGCCCCGCTATGATGCACTGACGTGTGAGCTTGGGTAGGCTGCTTCACCACTGGGGGAACCCTATGGGGGGAAAGCGTTAAGTAACTGACGCCGTTTCTACTATTTTGGTGTTTTAAAGTCTGTCGTCGAACCCTTGACCAAACCGCCACAGACGGTTATTCACACGAATAAGGCGCTTACCCATGGGCTGATGGGAATCACCCCGCAAGTGGCCACCTTAACCGGGTGAATGAGCTGGTCAGGTTTAGTAAATACGCTGAAGTCAAAAAAGACCTCGTCACGACCACTACCGGTCATGACGAGGTCTTTTAGTTTACCCTTAATCACGGTTAGGCTTTCTTCCCCGCTCGCATATTGGCGAGATAAGCCTGACTCTTTTCTTCGCTAAATTCATGTTCGGACTTACCAATGACCACCGTGGCCAGGGAGTTCCCCACCACGTTAACGGCGGTCCGCCCCATGTCGACTAACCGGTCAATCCCGGCGATAAAGGTTAACCCACTCATAGGGACCCCAATCGTCGAAACCGTCGCAAGTAAGACCACGAAGGACGCACCGGGAACCCCGGCCATCCCCTTACTAGTGATCATCAGGACCACTAACAGGGTAATCTGCTGGCCTAAGCTCAAGTGGATGTGGTAGGCCTGAGCCAGGAATAAGGCCGCTAGCGATTGATAAATGGCCGACCCGTCCAGGTTGAAGGTGTAGCCGGTTGGAATCACAAAGGAAACAATCCCCTGACTGACCCCGAACTTATCCATCTTATCAATTAACCGCGGTAACGTGGCTTCGGAACTGGCCGTGGAGAAAGCCAGGATGGCTTCATCCTTAATCACCGTCAGCAGGTCCCACAGACGAAAACCGAAGAGCCGGGCAACTAGGCCCATGAAGACCAGGATGAAGATCGCCATGGTGGCGTACGCCAAGATGATGAAGTAGCCCAGGGGAGCTAACGCGGAGAGCCCCATTTGGGCAATGGTGACCCCAATCAGGGCACAAACCCCGATGGGCGCGGTATGCATCACCCAGTTCGTGACGCGGAACATGACTTGCGAAACGGCATCTAGGAAATCAATAATGATTTTCCCCTGCTTGCCGATGGCCGCGGTCCCCAACCCGAAGAAGACGGAGAAGAAGATGACGGGCATCATATCGCCTTCACTCAAGGATTTGAAGAAGTTGGTGGGAATAATGCCCATGAGGGTTGCCCAGATTCCCGTATTCTTGGCTGATTTGGCCGTAGAGACGTATTGACTGATATCCGTGCTATGTAGTTGGTGAATGTCAATAAACGACCCAGGATGGAAGACATTCCCGACTAACAGCCCGAGGGCAATCGCAATCGTCGTCATAATTTCAAAGTAGATCAGCGTCTTCCCGCCGACCCGACCTAACTGCTTAATGTCACCCATGTTGGCAATCCCCACGGTTAAACAGGAAACCACGATTGGTAAGACGATCATTTGGATCAGGCCAATGAACATGTTCCCGATGTTCTGCATGGCGGTAATGGCCATTTTGTTCTGGTAGAAAATGACTCCTAAAACAATTCCTAAGACTAACCCAATTAAAATTTGCCAGCCTAAACTAAGCCGGTAACTTCGGTATCTCTTCATTATCTTCACCCATTCTCTCATAGTCTAATCGTTTTTTCAGAATTCTGCTCACCTCATAATGATAGCACAAGCCCGAAAAAACGACGCACTTCACTGGGACAAAACTTGAAATTATTGAGTTTAAGTTAACCAATAACCCGTTGTGGGGAGACCGGATCGAGCGCGTCCCCGCGCAGATTAGCGGACCTTAAACGGGGCATCACCGCCGTTAGTTAGAATTTTAACCATTGTACAAAAAAAGGAACTCAATCGAATTGAGTTCCTGACATTGCGTGGCAACGTCCTATCCTTGCAGGGGGCGATCCCCCAACTACTATCGGCGTGCTGAAGCTTAACTTCTGTGTTCGGCATGGGAACAGGTGTATCCTTCAGGCTATCGCCACCATACTATTGAGAGCTTATTCTCTCAAAACTAGATATTACCAGCTTATTTTCTTTGAGAACACCATTACTTGGTTAAGTCCTCGACCGATTAGTATTGGTCCGCTGCACACCTCACGGTGCTGCCACTTCCAACCTATCTACCTGATCATCTCTCAGGGGTCTTACTTCCATAAAGGAATGGGAAATCTCATCTTGAGGCGAGTTTCACACTTAGATGCTTTCAGCGTTTATCTCATCCATACATAGCTACCCAGCGATGCGCCTGGCGGCACAACTGGTACACCAGAGGTATGTCCATCCCGGTCCTCTCGTACTAAGGACAGCTCCTCTCAAATTTCCTACGCCCGCGACGGATAGGGACCGAACTGTCTCACGACGTTCTGAACCCAGCTCGCGTACCGCTTTAATGGGCGAACAGCCCAACCCTTGGGACCGACTACAGCCCCAGGATGCGATGAGCCGACATCGAGGTGCCAAACCTCCCCGTCGATGTGGACTCTTGGGGGAGATAAGCCTGTTATCCCCAGGGTAGCTTTTATCCGTTGAGCGATGGCCCTTCCATACGGTACCACCGGATCACTAAGCCCGACTTTCGTCCCTGCTCGACCTGTCTGTCTCGCAGTCAAGCTCCCTTCTGCCTTTACACTCGTCGAATGATTTCCAACCATTCTGAGGGAACCTTTGGGCGCCTCCGTTACTTTTTAGGAGGCGACCGCCCCAGTCAAACTGCCCACCTGACACTGTCTCCCGCCACGATAAGTGGCGCGGGTTAGAGTGTTCACACAGCGAGGGTCGTATCCCACCAACGCCTCCATCGAAACTAGCGTTCCGATATCTACGGCTCCGACCTATCCTGTACAAGCTGTGTCAACACCCAATATCAAGCTACAGTAAAGCTCCATGGGGTCTTTCCGTCCTGTCGCGGGTAACCTGCATCTTCACAGGTAATATAATTTCACCGAGTCTCTCGTTGAGACAGTGCCCAGATCGTTACGCCTTTCGTGCGGGTCGGAACTTACCCGACAAGGAATTTCGCTACCTTAGGACCGTTATAGTTACGGCCGCCGTTTACTGGGGCTTCATTTCTGGGCTTCGCCGAAGCTAACTCATCCACTTAACCTTCCAGCACCGGGCAGGCGTCAGCCCCTATACTTCATCTTACGATTTTGCAGAAACCTGTGTTTTTGATAAACAGTCGCCTGGGCCTTTTCACTGCGGCTACACTTGCGTGTAGCACCCCTTCTCCCGAAGTTACGGGGTCATTTTGCCGAGTTCCTTAACGAGAGTTCACTCGCTCACCTTAGGATACTCTCCTCGACTACCTGTGTCGGTTTGCGGTACGGGTAATTAATATCTAACTAGAAGCTTTTCTCGGCAGTGTGACATGGAGCACTTCCCTACTAAAATTCGGTCCTCATCACGCCTTGTCCTTAGCGATAAGCATTTGACTCATCACCAGACTTGACGCTTGAACGCACATTTCCAATCGTGCGCTTGCTTTAGCCTCCTGCGTCCCTCCATCGTTCAAACAATATTAACTAGTACAGGAATATCAACCTGTTATCCATCGCTTACGCCTTACGGCCTCAGCTTAGGTCCCGACTAACCCTGGGAGGACGAGCCTTCCCCAGGAAACCTTAGTCATTCGGTGGATCAGATTCTCACTGATCTTTCGCTACTCATACCGGCATTCTCACTTCTAAGCGCTCCACTAGTCCTTGCGATCTAGCTTCGTCGCCCTTAGAACGCTCTCCTATCACGCGACATAGTCGCGTCCACAATTTCGGTAATGTGCTTAGCCCCGGTATATTTTCGGCGCAGAGTCACTCGGCTAGTGAGCTATTACGCACTCTTTAAATGGTGGCTGCTTCTGAGCCAACATCCTAGCTGTCTATGCAATTCCACATCCTTTTCCACTTAGCACATATTTAGGGACCTTAATTGGTGGTCTGGGCTGTTCCCCTTTCGACGGTGGATCTTATCACTCATCGTCTGACTCCCGGATATAAATCTGTGGCATTCGGAGTTTATCTGAATTCAGTAACCCATGACGGGCCCCTAGTCCAAACAGTGGCTCTACCTCCACGATTCTAAATCCGAGGCTAACCCTAAAGCTATTTCGGAGAGAACCAGCTATCTCCAAGTTCGTTTGGAATTTCACCGCTACCCACACCTCATCCCAGCATTTTTCAACATACACGGGTTCGGTCCTCCAGTGCGCTTTACCGCACCTTCAACCTGGACATGGGTAGGTCACCTGGTTTCGGGTCTACGTCAACTTACTGAAACGCCCGTTTCAGACTCGCTTTCGCTACGGCTCCGGTCTTAACACCTTAACCTTGCAAATTAACGTAACTCGCCGGTTCATTCTACAAAAGGCACGCTATCACCCATTAACGGGCTCTAACTAATTGTAGGCACATGGTTTCAGGAACTATTTCACTCCCCTTCCGGGGTGCTTTTCACCTTTCCCTCACGGTACTGGTTCACTATCGGTCACTAGGGAGTATTTAGCCTTGGGAGATGGTCCTCCCGGATTCCGACCAGGTTTCACGTGTCTGGCCGTACTCAGGATCCTGAACTGAGAGTTAACGATTTCACCTACGGGGGTATCACCCGCTCTGCCACACCTTCCCAGATGTTTCGGTTATCCTTAACTTTGGTAACTCAAATGTTCAGTCCTACAACCCCACCGAGCAAGCTCGATGGTTTGGGCTGTTCCCCGTTCGCTCGCCGCTACTTAGGGAATCGATTTTTCTTTCTCTTCCTGTGGGTACTTAGATGTTTCAGTTCCCCACGTCTGCCTCAACTTGAGTATGTATTCGTCAAGTTGTAATCATCGGTAAAGATGATTGGGTTTCCCCATTCGGAAATCTCCGGATCAAAGCTTACGTACAGCTCCCCGAAGCATATCGGTGTTAGTCCCGTCCTTCATCGGCTCCTAGTACCAAGGCATTCACCATGCGCCCTTCATAACTTAACCTAACGGTCACTTCGTGACCGCTGATTAATTGAGTATTAGCGAATAAACTAATTAAAAAACTCAAAATAAACGCGGTGTTCTCGGTTTAATTATCTTTAATAATTAAAGGAAAATAATTGATAATATCTAGTTTTCAAAGAACAAGTTTGAGGGTAGACCCCTCAAAACTGACCATTGTTTCGACAAAGTATGTGTAGCCTCCGTATATTCCTTAGAAAGGAGGTGATCCAGCCGCAGGTTCTCCTACGGCTACCTTGTTACGACTTCACCCTAATCATCTGTCCCACCTTAGACGGCTGGCTCCCGAAGGTTACCCCACCGGCTTTGGGTGTTACAAACTCTCATGGTGTGACGGGCGGTGTGTACAAGGCCCGGGAACGTATTCACCGCGGCATGCTGATCCGCGATTACTAGCGATTCCAACTTCATGTAGGCGAGTTGCAGCCTACAATCCGAACTGAGAACGGCTTTAAGAGATTAGCTTGGCCTCACGACTTCGCAACTCGTTGTACCGTCCATTGTAGCACGTGTGTAGCCCAGGTCATAAGGGGCATGATGATTTGACGTCATCCCCACCTTCCTCCGGTTTGTCACCGGCAGTCTCACCAGAGTGCCCAACTGAATGCTGGCAACTGATAATAAGGGTTGCGCTCGTTGCGGGACTTAACCCAACATCTCACGACACGAGCTGACGACAACCATGCACCACCTGTCATTCTGTCCCCGAAGGGAACGTCTTATCTCTAAGATTGGCAGAAGATGTCAAGACCTGGTAAGGTTCTTCGCGTAGCTTCGAATTAAACCACATGCTCCACCGCTTGTGCGGGCCCCCGTCAATTCCTTTGAGTTTCAACCTTGCGGTCGTACTCCCCAGGCGGAGTGCTTAATGCGTTAGCTGCAGCACTGAAGGGCGGAAACCCTCCAACACTTAGCACTCATCGTTTACGGCATGGACTACCAGGGTATCTAATCCTGTTCGCTACCCATGCTTTCGAGCCTCAGCGTCAGTTACAGACTAGACAGCCGCCTTCGCCACTGGTGTTCTTCCATATATCTACGCATTCCACCGCTACACATGGAGTTCCACTGTCCTCTTCTGCACTCAAGTTACCCAGTTTCCGATGCACTTCTTCGGTTAAGCCGAAGGCTTTCACATCAGACTTAAGTAACCGCCTGCGCTCGCTTTACGCCCAATAAATCCGGACAACGCTTGCCACCTACGTATTACCGCGGCTGCTGGCACGTAGTTAGCCGTGGCTTTCTGGTTGAATACCGTCACGATGTCAACAGTTACTCTGACACCCGTTCTTCTTCAACAACAGAGTTTTACGAGCCGAAACCCTTCTTCACTCACGCGGCATTGCTCCATCAGACTTTCGTCCATTGTGGAAGATTCCCTACTGCTGCTCCCGTAGGAGTCTGGGCCGTGTCTCAGTCCCAATGTGGCCGATTACCCTCTCAGGTCGGCTACGCATCATCGCCTTGGTGGGCCTTTACCTCACCAACTAGCTAATGCGCCGCGGAACCATCCAGAAGTGATAGCCGAAGCCACCTTTCAAACAAAAACCATGCGGTTTTTGTTGTTATACGGTATTAGCACCTGTTTCCAAGTGTTATCCCCTGCTTCTGGGCAGGTTTTCCACGTGTTACTCACCAGTTCGCCACTCGTTCCAATGTTGAAATCAGTGCAAGCACGTCAATCAACGGGAACTCGTTCGACTTGCATGTATTAGGCATGCCGCCAGCGTTCGTCCTGAGCCAGGATCAAACTCTCATCTTAAAAGATGATAAGCTCGAATAGCTCATCGATTGTTGTTACATTTTTAAAGCGAATTGACTTCGCAAATATTGTTTGGGTTTGAACCTAAGTTCAAACCGCCCTACACATATTTGGTTTGTCGAAACAATGTTCAGTTTTCAAAGGTCTACCAAATTGTCTTTCGTAACAGACAACTTAATTATCATAACATTTAGAAGTTATGATGTCAACAACTTATTTTAATTAATTAATTTCAATCAATTAATTGCGTCGCTGCTGTGCCATCGCTGTTCGACAGCTTAATTAATATACCATGAGCGCTTAGGAACTGTCAACGGAATTTTTGAATTTATTTTCACCGTCACCAAATTGGGCGTCCTCAACGGGGAAACGGGCTTCCGGTGGACGCTTTTCCGCTGCTGAAGCCATCGAGAATTCTCCCCCTCTATTGCTTCCCTATGCCCTTATACAAACTCAGTACTGCTAGCCTGCCACACGACATCGCTCATCAAAAAAGCCCGGTGACATTTCCACCGAGCCAGTAGCTAAGCCACTTATTGGATTTGAACCAACGACCTCTTCCTTACCATGGAAACGCTCTACCTTCTGAGCTAAAGTGGCATTTCCCTCTATTATTACTGAAAACCGACGCTCTGACAATAGGGCTCCCGGAGAAACTCGTTTTTTGTCGTTAATTTATACTGATCTATTCCCCAAACTTAGGATCTAATCTATAACCGCACTCCGCTCGCCGACGCCTACTAATAACTGCAGGGTTAGAAGGACAAACAGACCTACCCGCTGATCACCTGCCCGCCCAGTTCCTCAGTAATTCTTGGTGAGCGTCTCAGACCCCGGTTTAACTCAGCATCTCCAAGTAGGCCGCTAAAGTTAGCCGTGAGCCGGACCTTACCAGCAGACTAGCTCCACTACCTGGGCTGATCGCCTAGTGGAAAGTCGGCACTAGACCAACCGCTACGATTCTCCCGATTAGCTGATTCCCTGATTTAAAGATGCCGCACTGTCCCCAGACAGTAACCGCATCTCCTAGGTTAGTTCTGTTATCTAAGCGGCCCCGGTAGCAAGAGACGAGCAAAAGGACTTAAGCTCTTACTATGGTATCAACCAGAATAATTAGTTCCGTCGAGCACGGAACCACTAGGTCTCGCATTAGTATACTTCCGGCCAGTACCCTTACCACCACTTAAGGAGCCATCCGATTGAAATGAAGCTAACGCAAACGCATTTTTATTTTCCCGTTATCGGTTAATGCTGACGCTCCAGCGCCAACACCTCCTAGCATTACCAGGATTGAGGCTAACCATTTGCGCGGTTTAGCTATTTTATTTCCCCCAATTAACCCGACTCACTTGTTTCGATCGAACATGTTGATGCTAGTATCGGAATTGAAACCGGTAGATTTGACTGCTGGCGGTCAATGAATTATTTTTACACTTCCTGTATTTAGTCTATGAGGAATCCCCATAGACGCAAAACAAGAAGTGAGGTAGACGTTTAGACAAAAAAGCCCAAAAGGACTTTCCTGTGCAAGAAACGAACTTACCCCATTTCATTTCAACCATTCTTATTTTCAGCTACGGCCTTGTTAACTAATAGGAACTTGGACTGCCAGTTATACAAAGTTGCTTGTTCTGAAAAATTAGCAGTCTCCCAAGCGCTTGAAATTGAGCTAACTAAGTTTGGACCTAATCCTTGTGACGGTTTAAATCCCTTATGTAGTAAATCCACTAATTTTTGTCGTTGTTAGAACTAAAGTAGACGCCCCAGCATCCCAAATTATTCGTGAAGTTTTCCGAATTAGAATACATGCCGGGCATCACCACAGCAACATGCTTTTGATGACAAATCTCGCCAACAAACTTATGACCGTTTGACAAAGTTCCGATAAAGTCAAAGGCAGATAATCCCGGGGGCATACAACTTAGCCCCCTTAGTCAAGATCAAATAACCCTTAGCATAGTCAGCGGTCCTGAACCTTTCTTGCCCGGTTCAATAATATAGTTATATATTTCTGCGGATGGTCCTTTTGCATATCTGCTGCCATCTTTTGCATTTCGGCAGATTTGTAACTACCCGGCCGTAAACGACCGAACTTCTGGGAACGTTAAGGAGTGTTTAGGTTGTTATGGCGGTATTCCGAGTACCTAACTCACAGAGCTCAACCATCTTACCAAGAGACTTTATTGGGCCGTTTTTAGACCTCTATGTAGGATATTAATAGCCGCATTGACATCACGATCATGATGCGTCCCACAGTGGGGACAAGTCCATTCGCGAATTTCGAGCGGCTTCTGACCACTTTGAAACCCACAGCTGGCATTG
Above is a window of Levilactobacillus zymae DNA encoding:
- a CDS encoding cation:dicarboxylate symporter family transporter is translated as MKRYRSYRLSLGWQILIGLVLGIVLGVIFYQNKMAITAMQNIGNMFIGLIQMIVLPIVVSCLTVGIANMGDIKQLGRVGGKTLIYFEIMTTIAIALGLLVGNVFHPGSFIDIHQLHSTDISQYVSTAKSAKNTGIWATLMGIIPTNFFKSLSEGDMMPVIFFSVFFGLGTAAIGKQGKIIIDFLDAVSQVMFRVTNWVMHTAPIGVCALIGVTIAQMGLSALAPLGYFIILAYATMAIFILVFMGLVARLFGFRLWDLLTVIKDEAILAFSTASSEATLPRLIDKMDKFGVSQGIVSFVIPTGYTFNLDGSAIYQSLAALFLAQAYHIHLSLGQQITLLVVLMITSKGMAGVPGASFVVLLATVSTIGVPMSGLTFIAGIDRLVDMGRTAVNVVGNSLATVVIGKSEHEFSEEKSQAYLANMRAGKKA